One Alkalicoccus halolimnae DNA segment encodes these proteins:
- a CDS encoding response regulator transcription factor has product MSEKILIVEDEAKIARVLQLELEYEGYQPSVVHDGLEAWGMIQETGYDLYILDVMLPGLSGMELLRRIRRKGTDDAVMMLTARGTTVDKVTGLDQGADDYVTKPFDMEELLARVRVLLRRKGKPAVAEEELVFKDIKLNLSRREAYRGDHLLELTPREYDLLVCFLEHPYHVLSREQLMDRVWGFDYAGETNVVDVYIRYLRQKLDKPFASSYLHTVRGTGYVLKEKSR; this is encoded by the coding sequence TTGAGTGAAAAAATATTGATAGTAGAAGATGAAGCAAAAATAGCGCGGGTACTGCAGCTTGAGCTGGAATATGAAGGTTACCAGCCTTCCGTGGTTCACGATGGGTTGGAAGCGTGGGGAATGATTCAGGAAACGGGCTACGATTTATATATACTTGATGTGATGCTTCCGGGGCTGAGCGGCATGGAGCTGCTTCGCCGCATCCGCAGGAAAGGAACGGACGATGCGGTAATGATGCTAACCGCAAGAGGCACCACTGTGGATAAAGTAACCGGACTTGATCAGGGGGCAGACGATTACGTAACCAAACCTTTCGATATGGAAGAACTGCTTGCCCGAGTTAGGGTGCTCCTTCGCCGGAAGGGCAAACCTGCTGTTGCAGAAGAAGAACTTGTGTTTAAGGATATAAAATTAAACCTTTCCAGAAGGGAGGCTTACCGTGGCGACCACCTGCTGGAGCTCACTCCAAGAGAGTATGACCTGCTTGTCTGCTTTCTGGAACATCCGTATCACGTACTTTCCCGGGAACAGCTGATGGACAGGGTATGGGGGTTTGATTATGCCGGAGAAACGAATGTGGTTGATGTTTATATCCGCTACCTGCGTCAAAAATTGGACAAGCCGTTCGCTTCCTCTTATCTTCATACTGTTCGGGGGACGGGTTATGTACTGAAGGAGAAAAGCAGATGA
- a CDS encoding sensor histidine kinase: MNLSRRITLFSTGMLFLLLLLVNAGIYFVFQHNMLQGELDRTLQQGRTVTEAVSSQPGEDPVSYFESYVSGEGMVRIIAPDGSTQLSVTSQNTRLSLIPVFEAEAQSESAESFIFEGERYASARVPLLWEGGAVVTLEVVEPLDMYEQTMQTLRIALIFASLAVLLPSFLAARSLSNFVLRPIKALVATMKQIEAEGTFKKIELKNNGKDELAEMGRTFNHMMDLLKANYEKQQQFVSDASHELKTPLTVIGSYAQLLKRRGSERPEVFEESVEAISSEAERMREMTEQMLALAAGENSALEKESIDLSPVFEKVSVQLGRTREREIEIQAEPGSFVYGNELQLKQLAYLLIENALKYSSEAVRVAVKQKDDSVLASVTDRGVGIAPEDLPHIFERFYRVDKAREREKGGTGLGLAIAESIASSHGGEIQAESVVGLGTTFTVSFPFYRKAGGEGE; the protein is encoded by the coding sequence ATGAACCTTTCCCGGAGGATTACGCTTTTCTCAACAGGAATGCTTTTCCTGCTTCTCCTGTTAGTCAATGCCGGAATTTATTTTGTGTTTCAGCATAATATGCTGCAGGGTGAGCTGGATCGTACCCTCCAGCAGGGGCGGACAGTCACGGAAGCTGTCAGTTCGCAGCCGGGAGAAGATCCGGTCTCCTATTTTGAATCTTATGTTTCGGGGGAAGGGATGGTGCGTATAATTGCACCTGATGGCAGTACTCAGCTATCCGTTACTTCCCAAAATACGCGGCTGTCTCTGATCCCCGTATTCGAAGCTGAAGCTCAATCCGAATCGGCAGAATCTTTCATTTTCGAAGGAGAGAGGTATGCATCGGCCCGGGTGCCTCTTTTATGGGAAGGAGGAGCAGTGGTCACCCTCGAGGTCGTGGAACCCCTGGATATGTATGAGCAGACGATGCAGACTTTGAGAATCGCCTTAATTTTTGCTTCACTGGCTGTTCTTCTTCCTTCCTTTCTGGCAGCAAGATCATTGAGTAATTTTGTCCTCAGGCCGATCAAAGCCCTCGTTGCTACAATGAAACAAATCGAAGCAGAAGGCACATTTAAAAAAATAGAACTGAAAAACAACGGTAAAGATGAACTGGCGGAAATGGGACGGACCTTCAATCATATGATGGATCTGCTGAAAGCCAATTACGAAAAACAGCAGCAGTTTGTTTCCGATGCTTCCCATGAACTTAAAACGCCTCTGACCGTTATCGGCAGCTATGCCCAGCTGTTAAAACGAAGGGGGAGTGAACGGCCTGAAGTATTTGAAGAATCAGTGGAAGCGATCTCCTCCGAAGCAGAACGTATGAGAGAAATGACTGAACAGATGCTTGCCCTGGCGGCGGGAGAAAACAGCGCTTTGGAAAAGGAGAGTATTGACCTTTCCCCTGTGTTTGAAAAGGTATCCGTACAGCTGGGCAGGACACGTGAAAGGGAAATCGAAATACAGGCAGAACCCGGATCGTTTGTGTATGGCAATGAACTTCAGCTGAAGCAGCTGGCTTATCTGTTGATAGAAAACGCGTTGAAATACAGCAGCGAAGCAGTCCGTGTTGCGGTGAAGCAGAAAGATGATTCCGTTCTTGCCTCGGTTACTGACCGGGGTGTCGGAATCGCCCCCGAAGATCTTCCGCATATTTTTGAACGGTTTTACCGGGTGGACAAAGCGCGGGAAAGGGAAAAAGGCGGGACAGGACTGGGGCTTGCTATAGCTGAAAGTATTGCTTCTTCTCACGGGGGAGAAATTCAGGCTGAAAGTGTGGTCGGTCTCGGCACAACCTTTACGGTTTCCTTCCCTTTTTACAGGAAAGCAGGTGGAGAAGGTGAGTAA
- a CDS encoding glycosyltransferase family 4 protein — MKIAIITETFYPSTDGIVTRLTASIRYLKQLGHEVLVIAPDLGETEYEGTPISGIPAFQFFFYKEKKFSLISRKVKTALEDFQPDLVHVVNPALLGITGIYYTKKLKFPLVASYHTHVPKYAEYYRAPFIKPILWWYFRTLHNRAEVNLCTSQTVLEELKQQQFRNVHLWIRGVDTDRFHPGNYSQEMRERLTNEKTDKKLLLFVGRLAPEKDIEKLRAVFDQSDDFCLAIVGDGPHRSVLENKFSGTDTVFTGFLHGEELAGAYASADAFVFPSTTETLGLVLLEAMASGTPVIAADSGPTREQVEHEKTGLLYNPEVENHLVTTILRIKEESFRTSLAEQAYSESQSVGWDAPSRQLLEFYEDTVSASRSSLKQV; from the coding sequence ATGAAGATTGCGATCATTACTGAAACCTTTTATCCTTCTACAGACGGTATCGTTACAAGGCTTACTGCTTCCATCCGTTATCTGAAACAGCTCGGCCATGAAGTGCTGGTCATTGCTCCCGACCTTGGTGAAACGGAGTATGAAGGAACACCGATTTCAGGTATACCGGCTTTCCAATTCTTTTTTTACAAAGAAAAGAAATTTTCGCTTATTTCCCGAAAGGTGAAAACAGCACTGGAAGATTTCCAGCCGGACCTTGTCCACGTAGTCAACCCGGCACTTCTCGGAATAACCGGAATTTATTATACAAAAAAGCTCAAATTTCCATTGGTGGCCTCCTATCATACCCATGTGCCCAAATATGCCGAATATTACCGGGCTCCATTCATCAAACCGATTTTGTGGTGGTATTTCCGCACTCTCCATAACCGTGCCGAGGTGAATTTATGTACTTCGCAGACCGTTCTGGAAGAATTGAAGCAGCAGCAGTTCCGTAACGTACACCTGTGGATACGCGGTGTGGACACGGACCGCTTCCATCCGGGAAATTATTCACAGGAAATGCGGGAGCGTTTAACCAATGAGAAGACAGATAAAAAACTGCTTCTGTTTGTAGGAAGACTCGCTCCGGAAAAAGACATAGAAAAACTGCGGGCCGTTTTTGACCAGTCGGACGACTTTTGTCTGGCTATCGTAGGGGACGGACCCCACCGCTCCGTATTGGAAAATAAATTTTCCGGAACGGACACGGTGTTTACCGGCTTTCTGCACGGTGAAGAGCTTGCAGGCGCGTATGCTTCGGCAGATGCGTTCGTTTTCCCTTCCACTACGGAAACGCTCGGCCTTGTCCTTCTCGAAGCCATGGCTTCAGGCACTCCGGTTATTGCCGCGGACAGCGGCCCGACGAGAGAACAGGTGGAGCATGAGAAGACCGGCCTGCTCTATAATCCGGAAGTTGAGAATCATTTAGTAACTACGATTCTGCGTATCAAAGAGGAATCCTTTCGAACTTCTCTGGCTGAGCAGGCCTATTCAGAAAGCCAGTCAGTCGGCTGGGACGCACCGTCGCGCCAGCTGCTGGAATTTTATGAAGATACGGTATCTGCCTCCCGTTCTTCTTTAAAGCAGGTATAA
- a CDS encoding TetR/AcrR family transcriptional regulator, whose amino-acid sequence MGRAKTIDEVQLFQETEKLILESGYAGFHFKALSERLGVARSTIYNYYPKKEELITAFMVHLLKQVVTKMDRLSEKEDPVRSMIELWGNYANIHQMMQVMPYIDKKASAKVEESVKEMFRMLQEMKVKIKIILTAEQEKGEVRTDVHMDTLVGLVMAAVQIPMHHASQEDWVKEVYLLINDGLKG is encoded by the coding sequence ATGGGACGAGCAAAAACAATTGACGAAGTGCAGTTATTTCAGGAAACTGAAAAGCTTATTTTAGAGTCCGGATATGCCGGCTTTCATTTTAAAGCTCTTTCTGAAAGACTTGGAGTAGCCCGGAGCACCATCTATAATTATTATCCGAAAAAAGAGGAACTGATCACCGCCTTTATGGTGCATCTGCTTAAACAGGTAGTTACAAAAATGGACCGGCTTTCGGAAAAAGAAGATCCCGTCCGCAGCATGATTGAACTGTGGGGCAACTATGCCAACATTCACCAGATGATGCAGGTCATGCCTTATATTGACAAAAAAGCCTCAGCAAAGGTTGAAGAGAGCGTAAAAGAAATGTTCCGCATGCTTCAGGAAATGAAAGTTAAAATTAAAATTATACTTACAGCAGAACAGGAAAAAGGAGAGGTCCGCACAGACGTACATATGGACACTCTCGTCGGACTTGTCATGGCTGCTGTGCAGATACCTATGCACCACGCTTCTCAGGAAGACTGGGTCAAGGAAGTATATCTATTAATAAATGACGGCTTAAAAGGCTGA
- a CDS encoding NAD-dependent epimerase/dehydratase family protein, with protein MNSTTKKTKSQKIFVLGGDGFCGWPTSLHLSNTGCEVVIVDNLSRRNIDNELEASSLTPIYPMSTRIEAWKEKTGRTITFHRIDIAEDYDAFLQLIKDEKPDAMVHFAEQRSAPYSMKSPRHKRYTVDNNINATHNVLCAIVESGLDIHLVHLGTMGVYGYGTAGMKIPEGYLDVEVTTEQGTRIPQEILYPTNPGSVYHMTKSQDQLLFQYYNKNDRLRITDLHQGIVWGTNTAETKLDDRLINRFDYDGDYGTVLNRFLMQAAVDYPITVHGTGGQTRAFIHIQDTVRCIEIALKHSPAPEDKVFIFNQMTETHRIKDLAHLVAELAGGDVAYVDNPRKEAAENELHVTEDLFLSKKLNPITLNNGLLQEVTKVAEKYAGRADKSKIPATSTWTDEQQPGIPKPLSPSN; from the coding sequence GTGAATTCAACCACAAAAAAAACGAAAAGCCAAAAGATATTTGTGCTTGGAGGAGACGGCTTCTGCGGTTGGCCGACAAGCCTTCATCTTTCCAATACAGGCTGTGAAGTAGTAATTGTTGATAATCTTTCGAGAAGAAATATCGACAATGAGCTGGAAGCTTCTTCCCTTACGCCTATTTATCCGATGAGTACAAGAATAGAAGCGTGGAAAGAGAAGACCGGCAGAACAATTACCTTTCACAGAATCGATATAGCAGAGGATTACGATGCTTTTCTTCAGTTGATAAAAGATGAAAAACCGGATGCCATGGTGCACTTTGCAGAGCAGCGTTCTGCTCCTTACTCTATGAAATCCCCCCGCCATAAAAGATATACGGTCGACAACAATATAAACGCGACGCACAATGTTCTTTGTGCAATTGTGGAATCCGGTCTCGATATTCACCTCGTGCATCTCGGTACGATGGGCGTTTATGGATATGGAACAGCCGGAATGAAAATTCCTGAAGGCTATCTTGACGTGGAAGTGACCACCGAACAGGGCACGCGCATCCCTCAGGAAATTCTCTACCCTACAAACCCGGGTTCCGTCTATCATATGACGAAGTCGCAGGATCAGCTCCTTTTTCAGTATTACAATAAAAATGACCGGCTTCGGATTACGGATCTTCATCAGGGAATCGTATGGGGGACGAACACAGCGGAAACTAAGCTTGATGACCGGCTGATTAACCGCTTTGACTATGACGGTGATTACGGGACTGTGCTCAACCGCTTTTTAATGCAGGCAGCGGTTGATTATCCGATCACCGTTCACGGGACCGGGGGCCAGACCCGCGCTTTCATCCATATCCAGGACACCGTCCGCTGTATAGAGATTGCGCTGAAACACAGTCCCGCCCCCGAAGATAAGGTTTTCATTTTTAATCAAATGACAGAAACCCACCGCATTAAGGACCTTGCCCACCTCGTCGCCGAACTGGCAGGCGGCGACGTAGCCTATGTGGACAATCCAAGAAAAGAAGCGGCAGAGAATGAGCTTCACGTCACGGAAGATCTTTTTCTTTCTAAAAAATTAAATCCGATTACGCTCAATAACGGTCTTCTTCAGGAAGTAACTAAAGTGGCAGAAAAATACGCCGGCCGTGCGGACAAAAGCAAAATCCCGGCTACGAGCACATGGACGGATGAGCAGCAGCCTGGTATACCGAAGCCGCTATCTCCAAGCAATTAG
- a CDS encoding efflux RND transporter permease subunit, which yields MFDKVINRPKITVMFVFILIILGVLTLFQLPQREVPEISFDIGNISTPYPGGAPEEVEQQVTVPLENAVEGIEGIAAVNSVSTSGFSNITIELEDGTNTNAVFNEIEQAINDTTESLPDQASPDFSQEEGLGGLSSYHLLGNSYDELYELRETIHEWQGEIEAIPGVNRTNVKGFPDQQLLINIDSEELFESGLQVPDVIEGIEGELQTQPLGIQEAADENVQLELTTIASSEEIESIFIGQSFDGETIYLEDVAEVGVDLETPEDRITFEEQPALSFTVIPERGESIPQLHTEVDNEMSTLAEELPEGVELDLFYTQQTIVEEIFGDLSLSFALAALSVIVVTLLGLNVSSAVIVAVAIPVSVFIGLIPLPFANVDLNQISIIGLIVALGILVDDAIVVGDNIRNKYRGGWDPQAGALEGTREVRVSIIVSTLTIVFTFLPLVFISGGNGDFIRALPAVLITTILASTVVALTFVPIFLSWRRRKQLARKRKFKERDGLLGKQFNQLADWYSDSILRRVVRHPWKVAISGLVFTTALYGLIPFIPVEFFPNTDRDEVTVEVRMPAGTTLEATEETLTEMRDYVLEEDSNVYETAVYAGQGLPPIFGQGMTNTGDETGNLLLRVERESQSAEETISRWTDPLQEEFPEAEIELTTIEAGPPVGAPIAITLQGPEVEELMNISEELQEQISEIPESGTVLDDLGPRRPTVVYEPDREALEENNLTLSTISEQIGLRTEGLPLMTFRTAEETIDLQLTLDRIAPGEDIDLSSIEIPSEAGEEGPPELLTLDTLVTEEATEEIPQIIRDEGVRTVTVRVFPGDNEQEELDARIDDIADDVRSSVSDDYSISVGGEEEARTDFILELATLFVLVLFLIYIVIAIQFYSLTIPLLVLSTVHIAASGAIVGLFVTQTGLGFTALLGIVSLAGIVVRNSIVLLEFIKQRRREGMGLHEAVIEAGRVRLRPILLTAFTAIGALTPVALSGDVLFEPLAISIIAGLIFSALLTVIIVPALYTAFAQSFEKKRK from the coding sequence ATGTTTGATAAGGTTATCAACCGTCCGAAAATTACCGTTATGTTTGTCTTTATTCTCATTATTTTAGGAGTGCTGACCCTGTTTCAGCTTCCGCAGCGCGAAGTTCCGGAAATATCGTTTGATATCGGCAATATTTCCACCCCGTACCCTGGAGGCGCTCCGGAAGAAGTAGAACAGCAGGTAACTGTCCCGCTGGAAAATGCAGTGGAAGGCATCGAAGGAATTGCAGCAGTCAATTCCGTCTCTACCTCCGGATTCTCGAATATTACGATAGAGCTGGAGGACGGGACCAATACGAATGCTGTTTTCAATGAAATAGAACAGGCAATTAACGATACGACAGAATCTCTTCCGGATCAGGCCTCGCCTGACTTTTCCCAGGAGGAAGGACTGGGGGGGCTTTCCAGTTACCACCTTCTTGGGAACTCGTATGATGAATTATACGAACTTAGAGAAACGATCCACGAATGGCAGGGGGAGATTGAAGCGATTCCGGGAGTGAACCGTACGAATGTGAAAGGCTTCCCGGATCAGCAGCTGCTGATTAATATTGATTCCGAAGAGCTTTTTGAGAGCGGGCTTCAGGTACCCGATGTTATCGAAGGAATCGAAGGAGAACTGCAGACCCAGCCCCTCGGTATCCAGGAAGCCGCTGACGAAAATGTGCAGCTGGAACTTACGACGATCGCTTCCTCGGAAGAGATTGAATCTATATTTATCGGACAGTCATTTGACGGAGAAACTATTTACTTAGAAGATGTTGCGGAGGTCGGGGTGGATCTGGAAACACCGGAAGACCGCATTACATTTGAAGAACAGCCTGCTTTATCCTTCACCGTCATTCCGGAAAGAGGAGAAAGCATCCCGCAGCTTCACACAGAAGTAGATAATGAAATGAGCACACTGGCAGAGGAACTTCCTGAAGGAGTGGAGCTGGATCTGTTTTATACCCAGCAGACCATTGTAGAAGAAATATTCGGCGATCTTTCCCTTTCCTTTGCACTCGCTGCCCTGTCGGTCATTGTCGTTACGCTGCTGGGACTGAACGTGTCCTCAGCTGTGATTGTAGCGGTCGCGATTCCGGTTTCGGTGTTTATCGGGCTGATTCCGCTGCCATTTGCAAACGTTGATTTAAATCAGATCTCGATTATCGGTCTTATCGTGGCCTTGGGTATTCTAGTAGATGATGCGATCGTAGTTGGTGATAATATACGCAATAAATACAGAGGAGGATGGGATCCGCAGGCCGGGGCTCTGGAAGGGACAAGAGAAGTCCGTGTCTCGATCATCGTTTCCACGTTGACGATCGTTTTTACTTTCCTTCCACTCGTCTTTATATCGGGGGGGAACGGCGACTTTATCCGGGCGCTCCCAGCCGTCCTTATAACGACGATCCTCGCTTCTACCGTGGTGGCGCTGACATTCGTCCCTATTTTCCTTAGCTGGAGACGCCGCAAACAGCTGGCCCGTAAGAGGAAATTCAAAGAAAGGGACGGCCTTCTCGGAAAGCAGTTTAATCAGCTGGCAGACTGGTACAGTGATTCTATCCTGCGCCGTGTCGTCCGCCATCCATGGAAAGTGGCAATAAGCGGTCTTGTGTTTACGACAGCTCTTTATGGATTGATTCCGTTTATTCCTGTTGAGTTTTTTCCTAATACAGATCGTGACGAAGTAACAGTTGAAGTTAGAATGCCGGCCGGAACAACGCTGGAAGCAACAGAAGAGACCCTTACAGAGATGCGGGATTACGTGCTGGAAGAGGACAGCAACGTATACGAAACAGCCGTTTATGCCGGACAGGGGCTCCCGCCGATCTTCGGTCAGGGGATGACCAATACTGGAGATGAAACGGGCAATCTTCTGCTGCGGGTGGAAAGGGAATCGCAGTCTGCGGAAGAAACGATCTCCCGCTGGACAGATCCGCTTCAGGAGGAATTTCCGGAAGCGGAAATTGAACTGACGACGATTGAAGCGGGACCGCCGGTTGGGGCACCGATTGCGATAACGCTGCAGGGCCCGGAAGTCGAAGAGCTGATGAATATCAGTGAGGAACTGCAGGAGCAGATTTCGGAAATTCCGGAGAGCGGCACCGTGCTCGATGACCTTGGTCCCAGAAGGCCGACGGTTGTTTATGAACCGGACAGGGAAGCACTTGAAGAAAACAATTTAACGCTCAGCACGATCAGTGAACAAATCGGTCTTAGAACCGAAGGACTTCCGCTGATGACTTTCCGTACAGCGGAGGAAACGATCGATTTACAGCTGACACTCGACCGGATTGCGCCGGGAGAAGATATTGACCTGTCTTCGATTGAAATCCCAAGTGAAGCGGGTGAGGAAGGGCCTCCGGAACTGTTGACTCTCGACACTCTCGTAACAGAGGAAGCAACGGAAGAAATTCCGCAGATCATCCGGGATGAAGGAGTCCGTACAGTAACTGTCAGGGTTTTCCCCGGTGATAATGAGCAGGAGGAACTGGATGCCCGAATAGATGATATTGCAGACGATGTACGTTCTTCTGTATCCGATGATTATTCAATCAGCGTTGGAGGAGAGGAAGAAGCGCGTACCGATTTCATTTTAGAGTTGGCAACATTATTCGTGCTCGTGTTATTCCTGATTTATATCGTTATTGCAATACAGTTTTACTCGCTGACCATTCCGTTACTCGTTTTATCAACTGTGCATATTGCAGCTTCCGGTGCTATTGTGGGGCTCTTTGTCACCCAGACCGGACTCGGGTTTACGGCACTGCTTGGTATCGTATCACTTGCGGGAATAGTCGTCCGCAACTCGATTGTCCTGCTCGAATTTATCAAGCAGCGCCGACGGGAAGGAATGGGACTGCACGAAGCAGTCATAGAAGCGGGGCGCGTCAGACTGCGTCCGATCCTGCTGACGGCATTTACGGCCATTGGAGCATTGACGCCTGTAGCACTCAGCGGGGATGTACTGTTTGAGCCGCTGGCGATTTCCATTATCGCAGGGTTGATATTTTCCGCTCTGCTGACAGTTATTATCGTACCTGCGCTGTACACAGCTTTTGCACAAAGCTTTGAGAAGAAAAGAAAATAA
- a CDS encoding PepSY domain-containing protein: MKKTILAAAVVAVIGGTSVYAAGNSNDVQTADLEETNSTQNQQTDENSGEEQISSEEAVKQAQTVIDGTLDEVELDTEDGRLVYEVELDYQGEDYDFDIDAYTGEVVNIDDDLLGTEASAGAAVSLEEAEKTALAAFSGGKVDDSELEKNDGRLVYEIEVEINDEDGDVYIDAESGEILHIESDIAAFADTDAGSGSGNERRSAGDEQREGNDKDNSSGQITAAEAKEIAMDYAGGGYIDDMELEHEDGMLLFEVEVEYGADNEVEVYIDAYTGEILYVDKD, translated from the coding sequence GTGAAAAAAACAATTCTCGCAGCCGCAGTCGTGGCAGTGATCGGCGGTACATCAGTTTATGCTGCAGGAAACAGTAATGACGTTCAGACAGCAGATCTTGAAGAAACAAACAGCACGCAGAATCAGCAGACAGATGAAAACAGCGGGGAAGAACAAATTTCATCTGAGGAAGCAGTGAAACAAGCACAGACAGTCATTGATGGTACGCTTGATGAGGTGGAGCTGGATACAGAAGACGGCAGGCTTGTGTATGAAGTGGAGCTGGATTATCAGGGAGAAGATTATGATTTCGATATCGATGCGTATACAGGAGAAGTCGTTAATATTGATGATGACCTGCTTGGAACGGAAGCATCGGCAGGGGCAGCAGTAAGTCTTGAAGAAGCAGAGAAAACAGCACTGGCTGCTTTTTCGGGAGGGAAAGTTGATGACAGCGAGCTGGAAAAGAACGACGGGCGTCTGGTTTATGAAATAGAAGTGGAAATTAACGATGAAGACGGGGATGTCTATATTGATGCTGAAAGCGGGGAGATTCTCCACATTGAGAGCGATATTGCAGCTTTTGCTGATACCGATGCCGGAAGTGGCAGCGGGAATGAGAGGCGTTCAGCCGGGGATGAACAGAGAGAAGGGAATGATAAAGACAACTCTTCCGGACAGATAACCGCAGCCGAAGCGAAAGAGATTGCAATGGATTATGCCGGAGGCGGGTATATCGATGACATGGAACTCGAGCATGAAGATGGGATGCTTCTGTTTGAAGTGGAAGTGGAGTACGGCGCTGATAACGAAGTGGAAGTTTATATTGACGCTTACACTGGAGAGATCCTTTACGTGGATAAGGATTAG
- a CDS encoding GtrA family protein — translation MGIIYRYRKGFSQLGLYSIVGVSCALLDIGVLNFLLYLFPTRSTFLLALFNTLAYTSAILNSYYWNSRFTFRVRKTRRQFAAFIGQALISLLIANGVFLLGIWIFPLLFPFSDWLNTNIAKGFSMFASSLASFFFIKFFVFTHKGGVLK, via the coding sequence ATGGGGATTATTTACAGGTACAGAAAGGGCTTTTCCCAGCTCGGCCTGTACAGCATTGTCGGCGTCAGCTGTGCCCTGCTGGATATAGGAGTGCTGAATTTCCTGCTGTACCTTTTTCCGACAAGGAGTACTTTTCTGCTTGCACTGTTTAACACACTCGCCTACACTTCCGCCATTTTGAACAGCTATTACTGGAATTCCCGCTTCACTTTCCGTGTCAGAAAAACGAGGCGCCAGTTTGCTGCGTTTATCGGTCAGGCATTGATCAGTCTATTAATCGCCAATGGGGTTTTCCTCTTAGGCATCTGGATTTTCCCGCTTCTTTTCCCTTTCAGCGACTGGCTGAATACAAATATTGCTAAAGGATTTTCCATGTTTGCTTCTTCTTTAGCAAGTTTTTTCTTTATTAAATTTTTTGTGTTCACCCATAAAGGCGGGGTCCTGAAATAA
- a CDS encoding PepSY domain-containing protein encodes MSKKFIFIFLTFCMAAAAAVTILLFVFNEEEETTGEDVTAMLESRYQSEISSITQTDGIFTARMETDAGIYMVEVDAQNGEVLSIEQTEVLSGEQPAAEEPEYLQAGEIETIVSEETSGEAEIVDIRLDEREGGSVYEVEFSLDSQNGRMELDAVNGSVQVYTLEDETPIEPLTEEEAVEIAMREHSGTLDDIDLDEEGGRLIYEIEIENDSSGVDADIVIDAYSGEVLSVELDN; translated from the coding sequence GTGAGTAAGAAGTTTATTTTCATTTTTTTAACTTTTTGCATGGCAGCAGCGGCCGCCGTGACGATACTTTTATTTGTTTTTAACGAGGAGGAAGAGACAACCGGAGAAGACGTTACCGCCATGCTTGAAAGCCGCTACCAGAGTGAGATTTCCTCGATTACGCAGACCGATGGAATTTTTACTGCCCGAATGGAGACGGATGCAGGAATTTACATGGTGGAAGTTGATGCGCAGAACGGGGAGGTCCTCTCCATTGAACAGACGGAAGTTTTATCCGGTGAGCAGCCGGCAGCAGAAGAACCAGAGTACCTTCAGGCGGGGGAAATCGAAACGATTGTATCAGAAGAAACATCCGGAGAGGCAGAAATAGTGGATATCCGGCTTGATGAAAGGGAAGGGGGCTCGGTTTACGAAGTGGAATTTTCACTGGACAGCCAGAATGGAAGGATGGAACTGGATGCAGTGAACGGTTCCGTGCAGGTATATACGCTGGAAGACGAGACGCCGATTGAGCCTCTTACCGAAGAGGAAGCAGTGGAAATTGCTATGCGTGAACACTCCGGCACGCTTGATGATATTGACCTTGACGAAGAGGGAGGGCGTCTCATTTACGAAATTGAAATAGAGAATGATTCATCAGGCGTAGATGCTGATATTGTTATAGATGCCTACAGCGGAGAAGTGCTCTCAGTGGAACTCGATAATTAA